GTGAGGTTGCAATTGCTGACGCAGATTATATAACTCGGCATCACGGGCCAGCTTTTCGGCTTCGGCTTTGCGTTTTTCGTTCTCCTTCTGGTCTTGTTGGGCATACCACACCAGGCTGATCATAGCCATCCACCCGATGGCCAGAAAGTCTGTAAAGAAACGGATGGTGAGGGATTTGGACAAGAATGCGTCGTAAACCTTATCGCTATAAATCAGTGGCAAGATCCACCTGCAGCCGGCCGTGCAAAAAGCCGAGAGCGCCAGGCACCAGAACAGCAGGTTAATGTAGCTGCCTTTACCCGGCGTGTAATAGCGCAGGTTATTGTTAATGAGCCAACATGCAGCCGCCAACAGAATAGCGCTGCCAACACTATCAATCAGTGCTACGTACCACTCAAAAGCAAAACTGTGTATAACATAGGTTTGCAGGGCAGCCCAAGCTACCCCGCCAACCGCAAATGCCCAACGCAATTTTGTTATTGTGAACTGTCCGTTACTCAAGTGTTGTTTGTTTTATAGTATTAATAAACGATGTTATTTCAAACGAGAGTAAGAACTACTCTCTTGATCGAAATGACAAATGGTTTATCCTTAAAAACTCCTGATATCAATACCTGCAAATATGGAGGTACCTTTTATTACTAATATTTTATCTGTGCTTAGCGGAACATTGGTACGGCGCTTATCATCAACGCTGGAAAACACAGCTGCTACATCAGAAACTACCTGCCAGTGCGGCGGGATGATCATTTTAATGCCGCCAAACAGCTGCACTACCTCTATTACCACGGTGCCATTAATATCGGCCATGGTAAAATCAAGCTCGGTGCCGCCAAATATGTTTACGATCTCTCCCCCTTTAAAATCTTTAGAAAGGATGGTTTTCTTGGTACCCCCGAAAACAGATACCGCATCCAGGTAATCATCGCTAGTGCGAAAGTTTCCGGCGCTCCAGGCTTGCCCCGCTTGCTGCTGCTGTTGTTGCGCGCCTTCGGCCGTTGCATTGGGTTCGCCGGTGTTAAATGATCCTTGATACGGGTTGGTAAATTCGTGCTTGGTAAAGCGGTCATGAAAAGGGTTTTCATAATTATTCCAACGGCGCTTGCGGCCAACCAGGATCCATAAACCGATGGCAATAATTATCATCGGGAAGATGGCCCTGTCCAGATGGATGTGCGGCACAATATCATCCAGCACTCCGAAACCGCCGATAATGGTTAAGATAACCCACACCGGACTACGGAAGTTATGCCTAACGCCGAAATACAAACCCAGCACCAGCAAAAACATGTGCCCGCTGATGAGCCAATCGGGAATAAAAAAATCGAGGAGGTTTTTGAGCAGCAACAAGCAGCCCAAAACCAATATGATGAGACCGGCGAACACTTTGCCATTGCGCAGCCGGTTGTTATTATAGTTCTCTTGGATATTCATTTCAGTGTTTACTTAAAAAAATCTGTTTCAAAGCTAATATAATAGTACACTTATGCCAACGGATATATGGCAGGCAAGGGCAACTAATCGGTAAACGGGGATGAATTGTCGGTGAAAATGTCTGAACCAGGATTCTTAGGATTTATGGGATTTACAGGATGATAGTTATAAAGCAAAACTCCCATTACCTTGTAAGATAATGGGAGCAAATATTTTCGTTAAATCTCC
This region of Mucilaginibacter yixingensis genomic DNA includes:
- a CDS encoding LiaF domain-containing protein, producing the protein MNIQENYNNNRLRNGKVFAGLIILVLGCLLLLKNLLDFFIPDWLISGHMFLLVLGLYFGVRHNFRSPVWVILTIIGGFGVLDDIVPHIHLDRAIFPMIIIAIGLWILVGRKRRWNNYENPFHDRFTKHEFTNPYQGSFNTGEPNATAEGAQQQQQQAGQAWSAGNFRTSDDYLDAVSVFGGTKKTILSKDFKGGEIVNIFGGTELDFTMADINGTVVIEVVQLFGGIKMIIPPHWQVVSDVAAVFSSVDDKRRTNVPLSTDKILVIKGTSIFAGIDIRSF